The DNA segment CCAAGCCCTCAGCGAAGGTGACACGCTCTAGCTGAGACCTGCGATCAATACTGGCCACATTGCGGTCAGCCCTTACAAAAAATTCAGCGTCGGCAAGTCGAGCCTTCAGCACTCGCTCGTTGCCACGCGCCACGCTGGCAGCGGCTGCGGGCAGGGCGTTGCTGACGCACAAGAAGCGTGGCAGCAAGCTGCCTCGGGCATCAAGAGCCAGGGGGTCAAGGTTGTGGCCCTTTGCAAATAAAGGCACATAGCGTTGGTGTGAGCGCATCACGGTGCTGAGTACCTCGGCTGGCAGGCCTAAGTAGTGCTCGTCGAACTGACCCTCCAGCAAGTTGGGTGACTCGACCAGGTCAATCAGTTCCTGGAAGAGCGTCTCTGGCAGATCGGCATCGGCGTTGTGGGTTGAGGCTGCAGCTTCAACAGCGCTGCGGATCAGGGCTCCACGGCAATCGCGATCAACCTCCACCCCGGCTGCGGCCAGCAGATCGGTATGGGCCTCGGCGCTAGGGATGGTCACACTGGCCCGATGCAGGCGATGGCCCCGGCTCTCCCTACCCGCTGTCACTACCGGATCACTGCCCGCGAGGCTTACGGGCACCAGCTCGCTATCCAGCAGGGCCACAAGCCACCGCACTGGCCTGGAGAAGCGACTCTCCCCCTCCCCCCAGCGCATGAAGCGGCGTCCCTGCAGGGCCTCAATCCAAAGGGGAACCTGGGTTGCCAGCACATCGGTGGTGGGCTGCCCTGGTTCGAGGCAGCTGGCAAATAAAAATGGACCCTTAGGCGTGTCACGAATTTCCAGGGCCTCGGGAGCAACGCCACAGCGTTTCGCAAAGCCAAGGGCTGCAGTCGTCGGTTGACCGTCCTTGAGTGCCTGGGCCTGGGGAGGACCCTTGCGCTCCTCCTCCAGATCTGGCTGACGATGCGGCATCCCTGTCACCCTGACCACCAACCGACGGGGCGTACTTGTGCAGTCAATGCGCTCGTGACTGAGCCTCAAGGTGGCCAGATCGCGGCGCACCAGCTGCTCCAGCTGGGGCAGGGCTAGCCGCGCAAAATCGGCCGGAAGTTCCTCAGTGCCGATTTCGAGCAAAAAAGTCGACACGGCGGCAGGGCAACACAAGACGACTGTATTGAACGCTGTTCGCTAACTTCAGTGGCGTGCCGAGCGTTGTGCCAAGGACCTGATGCCCGAAGTCAAGCCGGCCGCCTCCAAATTTGAGCAGCTCAAGGCCAGTAGTGGCCACCTGAAAGAGCCCTTGCTGACGGAGCTCGGCAACGACTCCCTCAATTTCACCGAAGCTGCTGTCCAGATCCTGAAGTTTCACGGCAGCTACCAGCAGGACAACCGCGAAAACCGGCGCAAGGGCGCTGAAAAGGACTGGCAGATGATGCTGCGGTTGCGCAATCCCGGTGGCCGGGTCCCTGGCTCCCTCTATCTGGCCATAGACGAGCTTGCCGACCGGCTAGGTAACGGCAGCCTGCGGGTTACTACTCGCCAGGCATTTCAAATGCATGGCGTCAGAAAGGAGAACCTCAAAGAGGTGATTGGCACGATCGTGCGCGAGCTGGGCTCGACCCTTTCGGCCTGTGGCGATATCAACCGCAATGTGATGGCCCCGGCAGCCCCATTTGAAAAGGGGGCTTACCCGGCAGCCCGCAAGCTTGCCGATGACATCGCTGATTTGCTTGCCCCCCAGGCGGCTGAGGGTTCCTACCTCGACCTCTGGGTTGACGGTGAACTCAGCTACAGGATCAAGCCCAGCCCGGCGGTTGCCAAAATCAAAGCGCTGCAGCAGCAGGGTGCTGTCTTCAGCGGTGATGAGGCCGAACCGCTCTATGGCAGCACCTACCTGCCCCGAAAATTCAAGGTTGCCGTCACCGTTCCCGGCGACAACTCGGTGGACCTTCTGACCCAGGACATCGGCTTGGTGCTGTTCTGTGACCCCCAAGGCAGCCCCCTCGGCTGCAACGTTTACGTAGGTGGTGGCATGGGCCGCACCCACAACAAGGAGGAGACCTTCGCTCGTACAGCAGACCGCCTCGGCTATGTGGCCTATGGGCACGTGCTGGAACTACTTCAGGCGATCGTGGCCCTACAGCGGGACCATGGCGACCGGGAGCAACGGCGCCATGCCCGAATGAAGTATCTGATCCATGACCGGGGTGTCAATTGGTTTCGTCAGGAGCTCCAGGAGCGCTACTTCGCCCACCCGATCAAGGCGATGCGGCTAGAGCCAAAAACCAAACTCGAGGATTACCTCGGCTGGCATCGCCAGAGCCGTGGCCTCTGGTTTGTGGGCCTGCCGGTGCTGTGCGGACGCCTTTCCGGTGAGCTCAAGAGTGGTTTACGTCAACTGGTCGATACCTACAAGCTTGAGGTGCGACTCACCCCCAACCAGGATCTGCTGCTCTGCAACATCGGCACCGCCCAGCGCTCCACCATCCGCGCTGCCCTCTCAGGGCTTGGTATGGACGCACCGGAAGCACCTGCACCGCTCCAGCGCCACGCTCTGGCCTGTCCTGCCCTGCCCCTATGTGGTCTTGCTGTTACGGAAGCTGAGCGCATCCTGCCAAGCGTGCTGGAGCGGCTGGAAGCCCAACTGCAGCGCCTGGAGATTTCCCGATCGGTGCTAGTGCGTATCACCGGCTGCCCCAACGGCTGCGCCCGTCCCTACATGGCTGAGATCGGCCTGGTTGGCAGTGGTGTCGACCAATATCAGTTGTGGTTGGGGGGCACCCCCAACCTCAGCCGATTAGCGGAGCCCTACCTAGAGAAGATGCCGTTGGAGGATCTAGAAACCACTCTCGAACCGCTGCTGAAGGCTTGGCAGAGTGCCGGTGGCCGCCGCAGTTTTGGCGATTTTGTCGTCAAGAGTGGCCGTGACTCTGTGCAGCAAATGCTGGAAGCAGGGGCTGGGTGAGCTGGGCCGGCATGCCTACGCCAGATCAGCTGAGCCGGGAACTGGCTGAATCCCCTACTCGTCCATAACAGGCCTCCCTGGCGCTGCTACGCCAGGCCCAGAGCTGATCACCCCAGCTGAAGTGCCACCATTCATTGGGGTGCTGCTCAAAACCTGCTCCAGCCATCACCTTGGCCAGCAACTGGCGCCGCTGGTGCCAGACAGCAGCAGGGCTGCAGGAATCAGCCAAGGCGGCAGCTTGATGAAATAAGGGTTCGGAAACCCTGCCAATTGCATCGATCTCTCCCCCCATCGCCAGGGCCTCGCCGCCAGCATCAGCCAGGGTGAGATCCACGGCACCTCCGGTGCTATGGGGTGGCGGTGTGGCCGGATCATCGCTGGGAGGGGCCCAGAAGCGGCCCACGGCAGCCTCTGCCCGATCTCGTTCTGGGGAGGGATGATCGGGGTTGATGCCGATTCGGCCGCACTCGGCCACAAGGGAGTGGCGCACCATGAAGCGCTGCACGGCCACGGGCCTCCAGGCATCAAAAATCGCCAATCTCCAGCCAGGCTGCTCCTTTTGCAGCGCCTGCTGGGCTTGCAGCAGACGGGTGACCACTCCCTGCCGCAACCGAAATGGGGAAGCATTAGGCCCATAGGGGGCACCCAGGGACGCGTACGGATGGGGTTCGAGCCGCAGCAAGGCCGTTGGAATTTCCTGCAGCGGCTCATCAACCTCAGCAATCGGAATGGAGTTCCAGGGGCGCAAGGGAGCTGCAGGCAGGCTTTTCCATTCAAACTTGGCAGCAAAGCCAGAGGTGGCCGGCGGATCAGGGTATCCAGCCCTTAAGGTTTCGAAACTCTGACGATTAACCAGCCCTCGCCCATGCCCACTCGCTTCGTTTTGAGCGGCGATCACCCCCTAGATGGCAGCCATGGCCGAGATTTGTTGCGCTCCTATATGCGCGACATCAGCAGGGTGCCGCTGTTGAGCGCCGAGCAGGAGATCACCCTTGGGCGCCAGGTTCAACAACTGGTCGCCCTCGATGAGGTTCGCGAGGAGCTCACCTTGAGGGCTGGCGGGCTTGCCCCTAATGACCAGCAGCTGGCTGTTGCTGCCGATCTAGAAATAGATGAGCTTCAAGCCACGATCCGGGAGGGTAGGCAGGCCAAGGAAAGAATGGTGTCTGCGAACCTGCGCTTAGTGGTGTCAATCGCCAAGAACTACACCAA comes from the Cyanobium sp. Tous-M-B4 genome and includes:
- the glyS gene encoding glycine--tRNA ligase subunit beta, producing the protein MSTFLLEIGTEELPADFARLALPQLEQLVRRDLATLRLSHERIDCTSTPRRLVVRVTGMPHRQPDLEEERKGPPQAQALKDGQPTTAALGFAKRCGVAPEALEIRDTPKGPFLFASCLEPGQPTTDVLATQVPLWIEALQGRRFMRWGEGESRFSRPVRWLVALLDSELVPVSLAGSDPVVTAGRESRGHRLHRASVTIPSAEAHTDLLAAAGVEVDRDCRGALIRSAVEAAASTHNADADLPETLFQELIDLVESPNLLEGQFDEHYLGLPAEVLSTVMRSHQRYVPLFAKGHNLDPLALDARGSLLPRFLCVSNALPAAAASVARGNERVLKARLADAEFFVRADRNVASIDRRSQLERVTFAEGLGSLLDRTERLEWCTDVLLEQLSLSSSCGSHARRAAHLCKHDLVSQMVGEFPELQGAMGGKYLVAEGEPYQVGLAVLEHYLPRGAGDAPPSSDAGAVVALAERLELLLSIYAKGERPTGSSDPYALRRAGQGLLQILWEKGWRLDLLALLQRSCQHWAELLPHFAVDAERLNIELADFLRQRLVSLLEEGGMDVDLVQAVAGQTGDQGRVLSDPEDARQRVALLMELRSSGQLAAVQAVVTRAARLANQGDLPSGVLSAEVVVDPDLFEKSSEAAMLAVLNKLGPIATSSANDRYRNLASGLSAGAPALAAFFDGEQSVMVMAEDGAVRRNRLNLLGVLRNQASVLADFNRIMG
- the sir gene encoding sulfite reductase, ferredoxin dependent; amino-acid sequence: MPEVKPAASKFEQLKASSGHLKEPLLTELGNDSLNFTEAAVQILKFHGSYQQDNRENRRKGAEKDWQMMLRLRNPGGRVPGSLYLAIDELADRLGNGSLRVTTRQAFQMHGVRKENLKEVIGTIVRELGSTLSACGDINRNVMAPAAPFEKGAYPAARKLADDIADLLAPQAAEGSYLDLWVDGELSYRIKPSPAVAKIKALQQQGAVFSGDEAEPLYGSTYLPRKFKVAVTVPGDNSVDLLTQDIGLVLFCDPQGSPLGCNVYVGGGMGRTHNKEETFARTADRLGYVAYGHVLELLQAIVALQRDHGDREQRRHARMKYLIHDRGVNWFRQELQERYFAHPIKAMRLEPKTKLEDYLGWHRQSRGLWFVGLPVLCGRLSGELKSGLRQLVDTYKLEVRLTPNQDLLLCNIGTAQRSTIRAALSGLGMDAPEAPAPLQRHALACPALPLCGLAVTEAERILPSVLERLEAQLQRLEISRSVLVRITGCPNGCARPYMAEIGLVGSGVDQYQLWLGGTPNLSRLAEPYLEKMPLEDLETTLEPLLKAWQSAGGRRSFGDFVVKSGRDSVQQMLEAGAG
- a CDS encoding M15 family metallopeptidase, whose protein sequence is MRPWNSIPIAEVDEPLQEIPTALLRLEPHPYASLGAPYGPNASPFRLRQGVVTRLLQAQQALQKEQPGWRLAIFDAWRPVAVQRFMVRHSLVAECGRIGINPDHPSPERDRAEAAVGRFWAPPSDDPATPPPHSTGGAVDLTLADAGGEALAMGGEIDAIGRVSEPLFHQAAALADSCSPAAVWHQRRQLLAKVMAGAGFEQHPNEWWHFSWGDQLWAWRSSAREACYGRVGDSASSRLS